From Streptomyces griseorubiginosus, one genomic window encodes:
- a CDS encoding ABC transporter permease yields MPDSLTRAIRWDTVVGALLIVVLLLSFGTVDGFGNALNLSFLIGNTLPIALIALPMTLLVVSGEIDLSVASTAGLSGAVMGALWNQGLTIEMIIPICLVLGVVCGLINGLLVTRLGLPSLAVTIGTLAAYRGIAQIVLGSDAVTDFPTQYLDFAAGRIGDTFIPQAFIPFLVLFAIAVVVLHATPFGRSVFATGASEEAARFAGIRVKRQKLILFTVTGLMASLTGIFWALHYASARYDNATGLELSVVAAVLLGGIDFDGGKGTLGGAIAGVFLLGTLQNVMSLQDVSAQSQIVVTGVLLVLSVLGPRVARQVAVARAARSSTG; encoded by the coding sequence ATGCCTGACTCCCTCACGCGTGCGATCCGCTGGGACACGGTCGTCGGCGCCCTCCTGATCGTCGTGCTGCTGCTGTCCTTCGGCACCGTCGACGGGTTCGGCAACGCGCTGAACCTGTCGTTCCTGATCGGCAACACCCTGCCGATCGCGCTGATCGCCCTGCCCATGACCCTGCTCGTGGTCTCCGGCGAGATCGACCTGTCCGTCGCCTCCACCGCCGGTCTGTCCGGCGCGGTGATGGGTGCCCTGTGGAACCAGGGCCTGACGATCGAGATGATCATCCCGATCTGCCTGGTCCTCGGTGTGGTGTGCGGCCTGATCAACGGCCTGCTCGTGACCCGGCTCGGCCTGCCCTCCCTCGCCGTCACCATCGGCACCCTCGCCGCCTACCGGGGCATCGCACAGATCGTGCTCGGCTCCGACGCGGTGACCGACTTCCCGACCCAGTACCTGGACTTCGCGGCCGGGCGGATCGGGGACACCTTCATCCCGCAGGCGTTCATCCCCTTCCTCGTCCTCTTCGCGATCGCCGTGGTCGTCCTGCACGCCACGCCGTTCGGCCGCTCGGTGTTCGCGACCGGCGCGAGCGAGGAGGCGGCCCGGTTCGCCGGCATCCGCGTCAAGCGGCAGAAGCTGATCCTGTTCACGGTGACCGGCCTGATGGCCTCCCTCACCGGCATCTTCTGGGCCCTGCACTACGCCAGCGCCCGCTACGACAACGCCACCGGGCTCGAACTCTCCGTCGTGGCCGCCGTGTTGCTGGGCGGTATCGACTTCGACGGAGGCAAGGGCACGTTGGGCGGCGCCATCGCCGGGGTCTTCCTGCTCGGCACGTTGCAGAACGTGATGAGTCTGCAGGACGTCTCCGCGCAGTCGCAGATCGTCGTCACCGGTGTGTTGCTCGTGTTGTCCGTTCTCGGCCCCAGGGTCGCGCGTCAGGTCGCTGTGGCGAGGGCCGCGCGTTCTTCCACTGGATAG
- a CDS encoding alpha/beta fold hydrolase has translation MTATYRQPGLVLTDRRFTVPLDHDDPAGETIELYAREAVASDKAGQNLPWLVYLQGGPGFGANRFVGKSSWFGRALKEYRVLLLDQRGTGHSSPANRQTLPLRGGPAEQADYLARFRGDSIVRDCEAIRPQITGGAPWTVLGQSFGGFCTTSYLSLAPEGLAAAVITGGLPSLDAHADDVYRAAYPRIERKVTAHYARYPQDVERARRIADHLLTHDVTLPNGYRLTVEAFQSLGILLGGGEGSHRLHFLLEHAFVRTPRGQELSDAFQEEVQGLLSYASHPLYALVHEACYAQDERPTAWSAERVRGEFPQFDAAKTLAGDEPLLFTGESVHPWTFDCDPALRPLRETAELLAARTDWQPLYDPARLAVNEVPVAAAVYHDDMYVDTAHSLATARAIRGLRTWVTDEFEHDGVRAGGPRVLDRLLALARDEV, from the coding sequence TTGACCGCGACCTACCGCCAGCCCGGCCTCGTCCTCACCGACCGCCGCTTCACCGTCCCCCTCGACCACGACGACCCGGCCGGGGAGACCATCGAGCTCTACGCCCGCGAGGCCGTCGCGAGCGACAAGGCGGGCCAGAACCTGCCCTGGCTGGTGTACCTCCAGGGCGGCCCGGGCTTCGGCGCGAACCGCTTCGTCGGCAAGAGCTCCTGGTTCGGCCGGGCCCTGAAGGAGTACCGCGTCCTCCTGCTCGACCAGCGCGGCACCGGCCACTCCAGCCCCGCCAACCGCCAGACGCTCCCGCTGCGCGGCGGCCCCGCCGAACAGGCCGACTACCTGGCCCGGTTCCGCGGCGACTCCATCGTCCGCGACTGCGAGGCGATCCGCCCCCAGATCACCGGCGGCGCCCCCTGGACCGTCCTCGGCCAGAGCTTCGGCGGCTTCTGCACGACCAGCTATCTCTCCCTCGCCCCCGAGGGTCTGGCCGCCGCCGTCATCACCGGCGGCCTGCCCTCCCTCGACGCCCACGCCGACGACGTCTACCGGGCCGCCTACCCGCGCATCGAGCGCAAGGTCACCGCGCACTACGCCCGCTATCCGCAGGACGTCGAGCGGGCCCGCCGGATCGCCGACCACCTGCTCACCCACGACGTCACCCTGCCGAACGGCTACCGGCTGACCGTCGAGGCCTTCCAGTCTCTCGGCATCCTGCTCGGCGGCGGCGAGGGCAGCCACCGCCTGCACTTCCTCCTCGAACACGCCTTCGTCCGCACCCCGCGGGGCCAAGAGCTCTCCGACGCCTTCCAGGAAGAGGTCCAGGGCCTCCTGTCGTACGCCTCCCACCCGCTGTACGCCCTCGTCCACGAGGCCTGCTACGCCCAGGACGAGCGGCCCACCGCCTGGTCGGCCGAACGGGTGCGCGGAGAGTTCCCGCAGTTCGACGCGGCCAAGACCCTCGCCGGGGACGAGCCGCTGCTGTTCACCGGCGAGTCCGTCCACCCCTGGACGTTCGACTGCGATCCGGCCCTGCGTCCGCTGCGCGAGACCGCCGAACTCCTCGCCGCCCGCACCGACTGGCAGCCCCTCTACGACCCGGCGCGGCTCGCCGTCAACGAGGTCCCGGTCGCCGCGGCCGTCTACCACGACGACATGTACGTCGACACGGCCCACTCCCTGGCGACCGCCCGGGCGATCCGCGGTCTGCGCACCTGGGTGACGGACGAGTTCGAGCACGACGGCGTCCGCGCGGGCGGCCCCCGGGTCCTGGACCGACTGCTCGCCCTCGCGCGCGACGAGGTCTGA
- a CDS encoding LacI family DNA-binding transcriptional regulator gives MAQSVGIKDVARAAGVSVGTVSNVINRPDSVATETRARVLSAIDRLGYVRSESARQLRAGRSRIMGLLVLDMGNPFFVDVARGAERAAREDGLGVMVCNSAQSTSEESEYLSLFAEQRVRGVLLTPTDASGRNIASFRRHGIPFVLVDRVAEGTTECSVSVDDVAGGALAVRHLVDAGHRSIAYVSGPPGLNQVRDRRTGALNALAEAGLGPEHLRELPTERLDVAAGRDAGARLLGLADRPTAVFCANDLLALGVLQAMYAAGVTVPDDLAIVGYDDIEFAAAAAVPLTSVRQPAVTMGALAAELLLEETEAETTGKRHEHRRVVLQPELVVRRSSLAAR, from the coding sequence ATGGCCCAGTCGGTGGGTATCAAGGACGTCGCCCGTGCCGCCGGAGTCTCCGTCGGCACGGTCTCGAACGTCATCAACCGCCCGGACTCCGTCGCCACCGAGACCCGGGCGCGCGTCCTGTCCGCGATAGACCGGCTCGGCTACGTCCGCAGCGAGTCCGCACGCCAGCTGCGCGCGGGCCGCAGCCGGATCATGGGCCTGCTCGTCCTCGACATGGGCAACCCCTTCTTCGTCGACGTGGCACGCGGCGCCGAGCGCGCCGCCCGCGAGGACGGCCTCGGCGTGATGGTCTGCAACAGCGCCCAGAGCACGAGCGAGGAGTCCGAGTACCTCTCCCTCTTCGCCGAACAGCGGGTCCGGGGCGTGCTGCTCACCCCGACCGACGCCTCCGGCCGCAACATCGCCTCCTTCCGCCGGCACGGCATCCCCTTCGTCCTGGTCGACCGGGTCGCCGAGGGCACCACCGAGTGCTCGGTCTCCGTCGACGACGTCGCCGGCGGCGCGCTCGCCGTACGTCATCTCGTGGACGCCGGGCACCGCTCCATCGCGTACGTCAGCGGCCCGCCCGGCCTCAACCAGGTCCGCGACCGCCGCACCGGCGCCCTGAACGCGCTCGCCGAGGCGGGCCTGGGTCCCGAGCACCTGCGCGAGCTGCCCACCGAGCGCCTCGACGTGGCCGCCGGCCGGGACGCCGGCGCCCGCCTCCTCGGCCTCGCGGACCGCCCGACCGCCGTGTTCTGCGCCAACGACCTGCTCGCCCTCGGCGTCCTGCAGGCCATGTACGCGGCGGGGGTGACGGTCCCCGACGACCTCGCCATCGTCGGTTACGACGACATCGAGTTCGCGGCCGCCGCGGCCGTCCCGCTCACCTCGGTCCGCCAGCCCGCCGTCACCATGGGCGCGCTCGCCGCCGAGCTGCTCCTGGAGGAGACGGAGGCCGAGACCACCGGCAAGCGGCACGAGCACCGCCGGGTGGTGCTCCAGCCCGAACTGGTGGTGCGCCGCTCCAGTCTCGCGGCCCGCTGA
- a CDS encoding L-rhamnose mutarotase, with protein MQRVCFLLKVREDRIAEYRERHAAVWPEMLEALSATGWHNYSLFLRDDGLLVGYLETEDFEAAKAGMEATEVNARWQAEMGEFFESLDGARPDEAMRPLTEVFHLA; from the coding sequence ATGCAGCGCGTCTGTTTCCTCCTCAAGGTCCGCGAGGACCGGATCGCCGAGTACCGCGAACGCCACGCCGCCGTGTGGCCCGAGATGCTCGAAGCGCTCTCGGCCACCGGCTGGCACAACTACTCGCTCTTCCTGCGCGACGACGGCCTGCTCGTCGGCTACCTGGAGACCGAGGACTTCGAGGCCGCCAAGGCAGGGATGGAAGCCACCGAGGTCAACGCACGCTGGCAGGCCGAGATGGGCGAGTTCTTCGAGTCCCTCGACGGAGCCCGCCCCGACGAGGCGATGAGACCGCTCACCGAGGTGTTCCACCTCGCCTGA
- the rhaS gene encoding rhamnose ABC transporter substrate-binding protein yields MRKSSLRRACVALAAVSSLALTATACGGTTKKDVQDEGASAASTAKADPNAATKKGLTVGFLPKQVNNPYFTSADKGGEKALTELGSKYKEVGPSSATDTAGQVSYVNTLTQQQVNAMAVSAQDPGALCTALKQAMSNDIKVVTYDSDTKPECRNAFVSQASAEDLGRTEVQLLAEQIGYKGEIAILSAAQTATNQNTWIDFMKDELKDPKYKNIKLVKVAYGNDDAQQSFQQTQGLLQEYPNLKGIISPTTVGIKAAAQYLSGSKYKGKVKLTGLGTPNDMRKYVKNGTVEAFELWDPSKLGALAAQTAVALVSGQITGKEGETFKAGDTTYTIGKDGVINLGKPTVFDAKNIDQFNF; encoded by the coding sequence ATGCGTAAGTCATCCCTCCGGCGTGCCTGCGTCGCCCTCGCCGCCGTCAGCTCTCTCGCCCTCACCGCCACCGCGTGCGGTGGCACCACCAAGAAGGACGTGCAGGACGAGGGTGCCTCGGCCGCCTCCACGGCCAAGGCCGACCCGAACGCGGCCACCAAGAAGGGCCTCACCGTCGGCTTCCTGCCCAAGCAGGTCAACAACCCGTACTTCACCTCCGCCGACAAGGGCGGCGAGAAGGCACTGACCGAACTGGGCAGCAAGTACAAGGAGGTCGGTCCCTCCAGCGCCACCGACACCGCCGGTCAGGTCTCCTACGTCAACACGCTCACCCAGCAGCAGGTGAACGCGATGGCCGTGTCCGCGCAGGACCCGGGCGCCCTGTGCACCGCGCTGAAGCAGGCGATGTCCAACGACATCAAGGTCGTCACCTACGACTCCGACACCAAGCCGGAGTGCCGCAACGCCTTCGTCTCGCAGGCCTCCGCCGAGGACCTCGGCCGCACCGAGGTGCAGCTGCTCGCCGAGCAGATCGGCTACAAGGGCGAGATCGCGATCCTGTCCGCCGCGCAGACCGCGACGAACCAGAACACCTGGATCGACTTCATGAAGGACGAGCTGAAGGACCCGAAGTACAAGAACATCAAGCTCGTCAAGGTCGCGTACGGCAACGACGACGCCCAGCAGTCCTTCCAGCAGACCCAGGGCCTGCTCCAGGAGTACCCGAACCTGAAGGGGATCATCTCCCCGACCACGGTCGGCATCAAGGCGGCCGCCCAGTACCTCTCCGGCTCCAAGTACAAGGGCAAGGTCAAGCTGACCGGCCTCGGCACCCCCAACGACATGCGCAAGTACGTCAAGAACGGCACCGTCGAGGCGTTCGAGCTGTGGGACCCGTCGAAGCTGGGCGCCCTTGCCGCGCAGACCGCCGTGGCCCTGGTCTCCGGCCAGATCACCGGCAAGGAGGGCGAGACCTTCAAGGCCGGCGACACGACGTACACCATCGGCAAGGACGGCGTGATCAACCTCGGCAAGCCGACCGTGTTCGACGCCAAGAACATCGACCAGTTCAACTTCTGA
- a CDS encoding ABC transporter permease, which yields MTVTTPQQAPPAEVPKSSGTRLVDRVFKMRELAILVVFLVMIVVTQIGNSDFLTEQGIKDLLLNATILVLVATGQSLVVITRNVDLSVGSTLGISAFAAGTYLQGGGNPVVAIVLATLMGIGFGLLNGLLVSLGQVPALVVTLGTLYIIRGIDSIWVGSRQITAADLPDSFVNFGSGGISAVPWLALIALAVLVATAYYLKHFGSGRELYALGSNPEAARLAGIPVRKRILAAYTFCGGLAGLAGAMYLARFGNVDSGTGTGYELTVVSAVVVGGVVFTGGSGSVYGAALGALLLTSINSVLPALGVSSVWVLAINGILLILAIAVDRVVALRVASALKKRNARHA from the coding sequence ATGACGGTCACCACCCCTCAGCAGGCCCCTCCCGCCGAGGTGCCCAAGTCCAGCGGCACCCGCCTGGTCGACCGCGTCTTCAAGATGCGCGAGCTCGCCATCCTGGTCGTCTTCCTGGTGATGATCGTCGTCACCCAGATCGGGAACAGCGACTTCCTCACCGAGCAGGGCATCAAGGACCTGCTGCTCAACGCCACCATCCTGGTCCTGGTCGCCACCGGCCAGTCGCTGGTCGTCATCACGAGGAACGTCGACCTCTCGGTCGGCTCCACCCTCGGCATCAGCGCCTTCGCCGCCGGCACCTATCTCCAGGGCGGCGGGAACCCCGTCGTGGCGATCGTGCTCGCGACCTTGATGGGCATCGGCTTCGGCCTGCTCAACGGCCTTCTCGTCAGCCTCGGCCAGGTGCCCGCGCTGGTGGTCACCCTCGGCACGCTCTACATCATCCGGGGCATCGACTCCATCTGGGTCGGCTCCCGGCAGATCACCGCGGCCGACCTCCCCGACAGCTTCGTGAACTTCGGCTCCGGTGGCATCTCCGCGGTGCCCTGGCTGGCGCTGATCGCACTCGCGGTGCTCGTCGCCACCGCCTACTACCTCAAGCACTTCGGCAGCGGACGCGAGCTGTACGCGCTCGGCTCCAACCCCGAGGCCGCACGGCTCGCCGGCATCCCGGTGCGCAAGCGGATCCTGGCCGCGTACACCTTCTGCGGCGGCCTCGCCGGCCTCGCCGGGGCGATGTACCTGGCCCGGTTCGGCAACGTCGACTCCGGGACCGGCACCGGCTACGAACTGACCGTCGTCAGCGCGGTCGTGGTCGGCGGTGTCGTCTTCACCGGCGGCTCCGGCAGCGTCTACGGCGCGGCCCTCGGCGCCCTGCTGCTGACCTCCATCAACAGCGTGCTGCCCGCCCTCGGCGTCAGCTCGGTCTGGGTGCTCGCCATCAACGGCATCCTGCTCATCCTCGCCATCGCGGTCGACCGGGTCGTCGCGCTGCGCGTGGCCTCCGCCCTGAAGAAGAGGAACGCCCGCCATGCCTGA
- a CDS encoding sugar ABC transporter ATP-binding protein gives MTHPSTTGPAPVLALKDISKSFGAVRALRDVSLELFPGEVHALAGENGAGKSTLIKTLAGVHRPDTGQVLLDGEPVVFHGPGDARDAGIAVIYQEPTLFPDLSIAENIFMGRQPRRALGRIDHKATHASTLALMQRLGVELDPDRPARGLSIADQQIVEIAKALSFEARVLIMDEPTAALTGSEVARLFGVVKTLREQGAAVLFISHRLEEIFQICQTVTTLRDGAWISSEPIEGMTEDDLVRRMVGRDLEELYPKQDVRPGEVALTVSRLTREGVFTDVSFEVRRGEIVGLAGLVGAGRTEVARAVFGIDRWDAGEVSVDGKALVNGAPSTAMAAGLALVPEDRRAQGLVMDMSIERNIGLTGLRTTVKAGLMDRGAERSRSLDWAVKLQVKYARIADTVNTLSGGNQQKVVLAKWLATGPKVLIVDEPTRGIDVGTKAEVHRLLSELAADGVAVLMISSDLPEILGMADRVLVMHEGRLTAEIPRSDATEETVMAAATGRAAA, from the coding sequence ATGACCCACCCGTCCACCACGGGTCCGGCCCCGGTACTCGCTCTCAAGGACATCTCGAAGTCCTTCGGCGCGGTCCGCGCCCTGCGGGACGTCTCCCTGGAGCTGTTTCCCGGGGAGGTACACGCTCTCGCCGGCGAGAACGGCGCGGGCAAGTCGACCCTCATCAAGACCCTCGCAGGAGTGCACCGACCGGACACCGGCCAGGTACTGCTCGACGGCGAGCCGGTCGTCTTCCACGGTCCCGGCGACGCCCGCGACGCCGGTATCGCCGTGATCTACCAGGAGCCGACGCTCTTTCCCGACCTCTCGATCGCCGAGAACATCTTCATGGGCCGCCAGCCCCGGCGCGCCCTGGGCCGGATCGACCACAAGGCCACGCACGCCTCGACCCTGGCCCTGATGCAGCGTCTCGGAGTCGAACTCGACCCCGACCGTCCGGCGCGCGGCCTGTCCATCGCCGACCAGCAGATCGTCGAGATCGCCAAGGCGCTGTCCTTCGAGGCCCGCGTCCTGATCATGGACGAGCCCACGGCGGCTCTGACCGGCAGCGAGGTGGCCCGCCTCTTCGGTGTCGTCAAGACGCTGCGCGAGCAGGGCGCCGCCGTCCTGTTCATCTCGCACCGCCTGGAGGAGATCTTCCAGATCTGCCAGACGGTCACCACCCTGCGCGACGGCGCCTGGATCTCCAGCGAGCCGATCGAGGGCATGACCGAGGACGACCTCGTCCGCCGCATGGTCGGCCGCGACCTCGAGGAGCTCTACCCCAAGCAGGACGTACGCCCTGGAGAGGTCGCGCTCACGGTGAGCCGGCTGACCCGGGAGGGCGTTTTCACCGATGTCTCGTTCGAGGTCAGGCGCGGCGAGATCGTAGGACTTGCGGGCCTCGTCGGAGCGGGCCGCACCGAGGTCGCCCGGGCGGTGTTCGGCATCGACCGCTGGGACGCCGGAGAGGTCTCCGTGGACGGCAAGGCACTGGTCAACGGCGCCCCGTCCACCGCGATGGCCGCGGGCCTCGCCCTGGTTCCCGAGGACCGGCGCGCCCAGGGCCTGGTGATGGACATGTCCATCGAACGCAACATCGGCCTCACGGGTCTGAGGACGACCGTCAAGGCCGGTCTGATGGACCGCGGCGCCGAACGCAGCCGCTCCCTCGACTGGGCCGTCAAGCTCCAGGTGAAGTACGCCCGGATCGCCGACACGGTGAACACCCTGTCGGGCGGCAACCAGCAGAAGGTCGTGCTCGCCAAGTGGCTGGCCACCGGCCCCAAGGTGCTCATCGTCGACGAGCCGACCCGAGGCATCGACGTCGGCACCAAGGCCGAGGTGCACCGACTGCTCAGCGAACTGGCCGCCGACGGGGTGGCCGTCCTGATGATCTCCTCCGACCTGCCCGAGATCCTCGGCATGGCCGACCGCGTGCTCGTGATGCACGAGGGCCGCCTGACCGCCGAGATCCCGCGCTCCGACGCCACCGAGGAAACCGTGATGGCCGCAGCCACCGGGAGGGCCGCCGCATGA
- the rhaI gene encoding L-rhamnose isomerase, translating to MTELAAVKAALKTQAVETPSWAYGNSGTRFKVFAQQGVPRTPQEKLEDAAQVHAFTGVAPTVALHIPWDKVEDYAALAKFAEERGVKLGAINSNTFQDDAYKLGSICHPEAAVRRKALDHLLECVDIMDATGSTDLKLWFADGTNYPGQDDLRARQDRLAEGLSEVYDRLGDGQRMLLEYKFFEPAFYSTDVPDWGTAYAHCLKLGEKAQVVVDTGHHAPGTNIEFIVATLLREGKLGGFDFNSRFYADDDLMVGAADPFQLFRIMYEVIRGGGFTPDVAFMLDQCHNIEAKIPAIIRSVMNVQEATAKALLVDREALAVAQREGDVLEANAVLMDAYNTDVRPLLAEVRGEMGLDANPIAAYRRSGWAEKIVAERVGGEQAGWGA from the coding sequence GTGACCGAGCTCGCCGCGGTGAAGGCCGCGCTCAAGACCCAGGCCGTCGAGACGCCGTCGTGGGCGTACGGGAACTCGGGGACCCGCTTCAAGGTGTTCGCCCAGCAGGGCGTACCGCGTACCCCGCAGGAGAAACTGGAGGACGCGGCACAGGTGCACGCGTTCACCGGGGTGGCCCCGACCGTCGCGCTGCACATCCCGTGGGACAAGGTCGAGGACTACGCCGCGCTGGCGAAGTTCGCCGAGGAGCGGGGCGTGAAGCTGGGCGCCATCAACTCCAACACCTTCCAGGACGACGCCTACAAGCTCGGCAGCATCTGCCATCCGGAGGCGGCCGTACGGCGGAAGGCTCTCGACCATCTGCTGGAGTGCGTCGACATCATGGACGCGACGGGCTCCACGGACCTCAAGCTGTGGTTCGCCGACGGGACGAACTATCCCGGTCAGGACGATCTGCGGGCCCGACAGGACCGGCTCGCCGAAGGTCTTTCCGAGGTGTACGACCGTCTGGGTGACGGGCAGCGGATGCTCCTCGAGTACAAGTTCTTCGAGCCGGCCTTCTACTCGACGGATGTGCCGGACTGGGGAACGGCGTACGCGCACTGCCTGAAGCTCGGGGAGAAGGCGCAGGTCGTCGTCGACACGGGTCACCACGCGCCGGGGACCAACATCGAGTTCATCGTCGCCACGCTGCTGCGGGAGGGGAAGCTCGGCGGGTTCGACTTCAACTCGCGGTTCTACGCGGACGACGACCTCATGGTGGGGGCGGCGGATCCGTTCCAGCTGTTCCGGATCATGTACGAGGTCATCCGGGGCGGTGGCTTCACGCCCGACGTGGCGTTCATGCTCGACCAGTGCCACAACATCGAGGCGAAGATCCCGGCGATCATCCGGTCCGTGATGAACGTGCAGGAGGCGACGGCGAAGGCTCTGCTGGTGGACCGTGAGGCTCTTGCCGTGGCTCAGCGCGAGGGGGATGTTCTCGAGGCGAACGCCGTGCTGATGGATGCGTACAACACGGATGTGCGGCCGCTGCTTGCCGAGGTGCGGGGGGAGATGGGGCTCGACGCGAACCCGATCGCCGCGTACCGGAGGTCCGGGTGGGCGGAGAAGATCGTGGCCGAGCGCGTTGGTGGGGAGCAGGCGGGGTGGGGGGCGTAA
- a CDS encoding BNR repeat-containing protein, with the protein MRRRTLLAGAIVSAMSTSALTGGTARAADPGPSVTRTGTTTLDAQAVFFVSYDGLVNNNSFQKNGLLTYKGYQYAVWYTADKNAVVGRRVLGGSTWSTVQVGHTLKTSDSHNVISMGVSKVDGRLHLNMDSHSDGFTYVKSVAGLMDNPAGLSWTAARFGAPQSTLDGLALTSQFTYPQFVNTPDGKLQLSYRVGISGNGRNALAEYDGSTWTNLGEWSSSTGTYTSEHGSSTARNMYLHGIDYDRNGRLHSFFTWREQNGAVMCSSGGITNHDTGYVYSDDRGRTWRNNAGTVVGTTGGSDKVAVTDAGLVIDPLNPDHSLMNQESQFTDSAGLPHAIISYVPGRFGQCTTNYVNDRTANGRAFHVRKNSSGTWQKTEIPVVLGSSQRTKLLLDKYDNAYAVFPFGRIAGASKASGYTDWKILFDGSGLNAFGEVVIDEMRIAQDNVLSFMYQEKSSGTTPSALHVVDFALPA; encoded by the coding sequence ATGAGAAGACGCACACTGCTCGCAGGTGCCATCGTGTCCGCCATGTCCACCTCCGCGCTCACCGGCGGCACCGCCCGCGCCGCCGACCCCGGCCCCTCGGTCACCCGGACCGGGACCACCACGCTCGATGCCCAGGCCGTCTTCTTCGTCTCCTACGACGGCCTGGTGAACAACAACTCGTTCCAGAAGAACGGCCTGTTGACCTACAAGGGCTACCAGTACGCCGTCTGGTACACCGCCGACAAGAACGCCGTCGTCGGCCGCCGTGTCCTGGGCGGGAGCACCTGGTCCACCGTCCAGGTCGGCCACACCCTCAAGACGAGCGACTCCCACAACGTCATCTCCATGGGCGTCTCCAAGGTCGACGGCCGCCTCCACCTCAACATGGACTCGCACAGCGACGGATTCACCTACGTCAAGTCGGTCGCCGGCCTCATGGACAACCCGGCGGGGCTGAGCTGGACCGCCGCCCGCTTCGGCGCACCCCAGTCCACCCTGGACGGCCTCGCCCTCACGTCGCAGTTCACCTACCCGCAGTTCGTCAACACCCCTGACGGCAAGCTCCAGTTGAGCTACCGGGTCGGGATATCCGGCAACGGCCGCAACGCCCTCGCCGAGTACGACGGTTCGACCTGGACCAACCTCGGGGAGTGGTCCAGCTCCACCGGCACCTACACCAGCGAGCACGGCTCCTCGACGGCCCGCAACATGTACCTGCACGGCATCGACTACGACCGGAACGGCCGGCTGCACTCCTTCTTCACCTGGCGCGAGCAGAACGGCGCCGTGATGTGCAGCAGCGGCGGCATCACCAACCACGACACCGGTTACGTCTACTCCGACGACCGCGGCCGCACCTGGCGCAACAACGCCGGCACCGTCGTCGGCACCACCGGCGGTTCCGACAAGGTCGCCGTCACCGACGCCGGCCTCGTGATCGACCCCCTGAACCCGGACCACTCCCTGATGAACCAGGAGAGCCAGTTCACCGACTCCGCGGGCCTGCCGCACGCGATCATCAGCTACGTCCCCGGCCGCTTCGGCCAGTGCACGACCAACTACGTCAACGACCGCACCGCAAACGGCCGCGCCTTCCACGTCCGCAAGAACTCCTCGGGCACCTGGCAGAAGACCGAGATCCCGGTCGTGCTCGGCTCCAGCCAGCGCACCAAGCTGCTCCTGGACAAGTACGACAACGCCTACGCGGTCTTCCCGTTCGGCCGGATCGCGGGCGCCTCCAAGGCCTCCGGGTACACCGACTGGAAGATCCTCTTCGACGGCAGCGGCCTGAACGCCTTCGGCGAGGTCGTGATCGACGAGATGCGGATCGCCCAGGACAACGTGCTGTCGTTCATGTACCAGGAGAAGTCGAGCGGTACGACCCCCTCGGCGCTCCACGTCGTGGACTTCGCGCTGCCCGCCTGA